Sequence from the Guyparkeria hydrothermalis genome:
GTCGGGCAGGCGGCGGGCGATCGCATCGACCACGACCATCGCCGCCAGTTCGCCCCCGGAGAGCACCAGGTCCCCGAGGGAATACTCGACGTCCACGCGGGAGTCGAGTATCCGCTGGTCGAAGCCCTCGTAGCGACCGCAGACCAGGACCAGCGGTTGTTCCCGCTCGGCCCAGTCGGCAATCACATGCCGATCGAGCCGCTTGCCCTGCGGCGAGAGCGCGACGACCAGAGGCCGCTGCGCCCCGGCATCCGCCACCGCCGCATCGATCGTGCGACTGATGGGCTCCGGCTGCAGCAGCATCCCCGGACCGCCGCCGAAGGGGCGGTCGTCGACCCGCCGATTGCGGTCGGTCGACCAGTCGCGCGGATTGTAACCCGAGACGCTGAGGCGATCCTTCTCGATCGCCGCACGGACCATGCCGCACTGGTTCCCCGCGTCCACCAG
This genomic interval carries:
- the trmD gene encoding tRNA (guanosine(37)-N1)-methyltransferase TrmD; this translates as MRISVVTLFPELVDAGNQCGMVRAAIEKDRLSVSGYNPRDWSTDRNRRVDDRPFGGGPGMLLQPEPISRTIDAAVADAGAQRPLVVALSPQGKRLDRHVIADWAEREQPLVLVCGRYEGFDQRILDSRVDVEYSLGDLVLSGGELAAMVVVDAIARRLPDVVGDAQSVVEDSFEADRLDHPHYTRPPEWEGRDVPAVLASGDHRRIADWRAEQALLTTARRRPDLFLQHGPSAKERAALERHWLAGRDETPGSQQTRD